From Pseudonocardia autotrophica, one genomic window encodes:
- a CDS encoding TetR/AcrR family transcriptional regulator translates to MPPPGRRRGRPAVVDRDRIAVAALEVGPGSLTLTAVAAHLGVHHSTLYGHVRDRHDLVAAAADRLAREARWPGTGAGWRELLTAWGDTFWDLAGRRPGAAALIRSLPAPPAAVVAEVGRIRADLERQGFTAADALVALDMVADLALDTAAALDGLDRTAQDRAWRDDPGMRALIASPRGAYPAKLGIVLDGLAARLAR, encoded by the coding sequence ATGCCTCCTCCCGGGCGTCGCCGCGGCCGGCCAGCGGTCGTCGACCGGGACCGGATCGCCGTCGCCGCGCTGGAGGTCGGTCCGGGCTCGCTCACTCTCACGGCCGTCGCCGCGCACCTGGGGGTGCATCACTCGACGCTCTACGGGCACGTGCGCGACCGGCACGACCTGGTCGCCGCGGCCGCCGACCGGCTCGCCCGCGAGGCCCGCTGGCCCGGGACCGGTGCGGGCTGGCGGGAGCTGCTCACCGCGTGGGGGGACACGTTCTGGGACCTGGCCGGGCGCCGGCCGGGCGCGGCCGCGCTGATCAGGAGCTTGCCGGCGCCACCGGCCGCGGTCGTCGCCGAGGTCGGGCGGATCCGGGCGGATCTCGAACGGCAGGGATTCACCGCGGCGGACGCGCTGGTGGCCCTGGACATGGTGGCCGACCTGGCACTGGACACCGCGGCCGCCCTCGACGGCCTCGACCGGACGGCGCAGGACCGGGCCTGGCGCGACGATCCCGGCATGCGCGCGCTGATCGCCTCCCCGCGCGGGGCCTACCCGGCCAAGCTGGGGATCGTCCTGGACGGCCTGGCCGCCCGGCTGGCCCGCTGA
- a CDS encoding M16 family metallopeptidase produces the protein MSTDIGGPPESVRRSELPGGVRLVTESVPGVRSVALGIWIGIGSVDESPAQAGAAHFLEHLLFKGTRRRTAAGIAEEMDAVGGELNAFTAKEHTCYYAHVLDTDVALAVDLLADVVTDAELAHTDVELERGVVLEEISMRDDDPEDLLGDLFDQTLFGDHPLGRPVIGSEESIRAMSRDTLHTFWQGEYTTPRMVVAAAGNLEHDRIVELVGAALASASRAQASARAVPPRTSTGVRPDRTGALGLQPDESEQAHVMLGVPTEGRLAHARPVLAVLNAALGGGLSSRLFQQVREQRGLAYQVYSSTARYADAGALSVYAGCAPERLGEVVAVVRDVLGEVAADGLTDAEVARAKGSLRGGLVLGCEDTASRMNRLGRAELDHGRQRSVGDSLARITAVTAEEVATVAAELLEQPLTAAVVGPFDEVDELPASLRDL, from the coding sequence GTGAGCACCGACATCGGTGGACCGCCGGAGAGCGTCCGGCGCAGCGAGCTGCCCGGCGGGGTCCGGCTGGTGACCGAGTCGGTCCCCGGTGTCCGCTCGGTCGCACTCGGCATCTGGATCGGGATCGGCTCGGTCGACGAGTCACCGGCCCAGGCCGGGGCCGCGCACTTCCTGGAGCACCTGCTCTTCAAGGGCACCCGGCGGCGTACCGCGGCCGGGATCGCCGAGGAGATGGACGCGGTCGGCGGTGAGCTGAACGCGTTCACCGCCAAGGAGCACACCTGCTACTACGCGCACGTGCTCGACACCGACGTCGCGCTGGCGGTCGATCTGCTGGCCGACGTGGTCACCGACGCCGAGCTCGCGCACACCGACGTCGAGCTGGAACGGGGCGTCGTGCTCGAGGAGATCTCGATGCGCGACGACGACCCGGAGGACCTGCTCGGCGACCTGTTCGACCAGACCCTGTTCGGTGACCACCCGCTCGGCCGCCCGGTGATCGGCTCCGAGGAGTCGATCCGGGCGATGAGCCGGGACACCCTGCACACGTTCTGGCAGGGCGAGTACACGACGCCGCGGATGGTCGTCGCCGCGGCCGGGAACCTGGAGCACGACCGGATCGTCGAACTCGTCGGGGCCGCGCTGGCCTCCGCGAGCCGCGCGCAGGCCTCCGCCCGGGCGGTCCCGCCGCGCACCTCGACCGGGGTGCGACCGGACCGCACCGGGGCGCTCGGGCTGCAGCCCGACGAGTCCGAGCAGGCGCACGTGATGCTCGGCGTCCCGACCGAGGGCCGGCTCGCGCACGCCAGGCCGGTGCTGGCGGTGCTGAACGCCGCCCTCGGCGGTGGCCTGTCGTCGCGGCTGTTCCAGCAGGTGCGCGAGCAGCGCGGACTGGCCTACCAGGTGTACTCGTCGACCGCGCGGTACGCCGACGCCGGCGCGCTCTCGGTGTATGCCGGGTGCGCCCCCGAGCGCCTCGGCGAGGTCGTCGCCGTGGTGCGGGACGTGCTCGGCGAGGTCGCCGCCGACGGTCTGACCGACGCCGAGGTGGCCCGGGCCAAGGGGTCACTGCGCGGCGGCCTCGTACTGGGCTGCGAGGACACCGCGTCCCGGATGAACCGGCTGGGCCGGGCCGAGCTCGACCACGGCCGGCAGCGGTCGGTGGGGGACAGCCTCGCCCGGATCACCGCGGTCACCGCGGAGGAGGTGGCGACCGTCGCCGCCGAGCTGCTGGAGCAGCCGCTCACCGCTGCCGTCGTCGGGCCGTTCGACGAGGTGGACGAGCTCCCGGCGTCGCTGCGCGACCTGTGA
- a CDS encoding GNAT family N-acetyltransferase produces MATATVRPATDDDVDAIMGIQDRTWRTAYAGLLPEEAFASLTSDAARSHWTDAVHAGDGFHLLVALEGDEIVGFAAAARYAGAGDLSIAEVSALLVEPRWGRRGHGGRLLATAATALRAAGEQTGRVWVPEADAASRGFYARAGWEPDGAVRTLDTGTGTIREIRMAGTLDLRLVE; encoded by the coding sequence ATGGCCACCGCGACCGTCCGCCCCGCCACCGATGACGACGTCGACGCCATCATGGGCATCCAGGACCGCACCTGGCGTACCGCGTACGCCGGGCTGCTGCCCGAGGAGGCGTTCGCGAGCCTCACCTCGGACGCCGCGCGCAGTCACTGGACCGACGCGGTGCACGCCGGCGACGGCTTCCACCTGCTGGTCGCGCTGGAGGGCGACGAGATCGTCGGGTTCGCCGCCGCCGCCCGCTACGCCGGCGCAGGCGACCTGTCGATCGCCGAGGTCTCGGCGCTGCTGGTGGAGCCCCGCTGGGGGCGCCGCGGGCACGGCGGCCGGCTGCTCGCCACCGCCGCCACCGCGCTGCGCGCCGCGGGCGAGCAGACCGGCCGGGTCTGGGTGCCGGAGGCCGACGCGGCGTCCCGCGGGTTCTACGCGCGCGCCGGCTGGGAGCCCGACGGCGCCGTCCGCACCCTGGACACCGGCACCGGCACCATCCGGGAGATCCGGATGGCCGGGACCCTGGACCTGCGCCTGGTCGAGTAG
- a CDS encoding DUF4097 family beta strand repeat-containing protein, with translation MTDEQNVPDPVAEDTRRERWDSAGPAELEITIGGGRVRIDLVEDASEVTVEVTTDRGGAPWSGGLGGLLDWIGSSMGGNSPAGGAGWSGRGFDPIVGAPWERSGDPSADALEAVTIEWSETGRRLVVRGPEEPALSAVPLIVTVSAPAASRPAVRTGAAAVEVTGRASWAAVRTGSGTARLAEVTGEADITTGSGGIDLGSCGGRAQLRTGSGEIEAGSIGGPSRVRTGSGDIRLGELTGDLEVRSGSGDVVISDAVSGDVRLSTGSGNVRVGVHSGVAAELDLSTGSGRARSELEVHDGAPGERAVRLSGRTGSGDVLVTRAATIAA, from the coding sequence ATGACCGACGAGCAGAACGTCCCGGATCCGGTGGCCGAGGACACCCGCCGCGAGCGGTGGGACAGCGCGGGCCCGGCCGAGCTGGAGATCACCATCGGCGGCGGACGGGTGCGCATCGACCTGGTCGAGGACGCGTCCGAGGTCACCGTCGAGGTCACCACGGACCGCGGCGGCGCCCCCTGGTCGGGCGGTCTCGGCGGGCTCCTCGACTGGATCGGGTCGTCGATGGGCGGGAACTCCCCGGCCGGTGGCGCGGGCTGGTCCGGCCGCGGGTTCGATCCGATCGTCGGCGCGCCGTGGGAACGCTCCGGCGACCCGTCGGCCGATGCCCTCGAGGCCGTGACGATCGAGTGGTCCGAGACGGGCAGGCGGCTGGTCGTGCGCGGCCCGGAGGAGCCGGCGCTGAGCGCTGTCCCGCTGATCGTCACGGTGTCCGCCCCGGCGGCGTCGCGGCCCGCCGTGCGCACCGGCGCCGCGGCCGTCGAGGTGACCGGGCGGGCGTCCTGGGCGGCGGTGCGTACCGGCTCCGGGACGGCCCGGCTGGCCGAGGTGACCGGCGAGGCCGACATCACCACCGGATCCGGCGGGATCGACCTCGGTTCGTGCGGCGGGCGGGCGCAGCTGCGCACCGGCAGCGGCGAGATCGAGGCCGGATCGATCGGCGGGCCGTCCCGGGTGCGGACCGGCAGCGGGGACATCCGGCTCGGCGAGCTCACCGGCGACCTGGAGGTGCGCAGCGGCTCCGGCGACGTGGTGATCTCCGACGCCGTCTCCGGTGACGTCCGGCTGAGCACCGGATCGGGCAACGTGCGGGTGGGCGTGCACTCCGGCGTCGCCGCCGAGCTGGACCTGTCCACCGGGTCCGGCCGGGCACGCAGCGAGCTGGAGGTGCACGACGGCGCCCCCGGCGAGCGGGCGGTGCGGCTCTCCGGGCGCACCGGCAGCGGAGACGTGCTGGTCACCCGGGCGGCGACGATCGCGGCCTGA
- the dapB gene encoding 4-hydroxy-tetrahydrodipicolinate reductase yields MSGTIRVAVLGAKGRMGSEVCRAVEQAPDTELVAALDAGDDLSGLDGADVAVDFTHPGAALDNIRECLGRGVAPVVGTSGFDGARFDEVRALLDERGSGSVLVAPNFGVGAVLMMHFAAQAARFFDSAEIVELHHPGKVDAPSGTAARTASVVAAARADAGLGPVPDATTTDPGGARGAVVDGVHVHAVRMPGLIAHQEVILGTDGEVLTLRHDSMNRTSFMPGVLLAVRAVRDRPGLTIGLEPLLGLA; encoded by the coding sequence GTGAGCGGGACGATCCGGGTGGCGGTGCTCGGCGCGAAGGGCCGGATGGGCAGCGAGGTCTGCCGGGCGGTGGAGCAGGCGCCGGACACCGAGCTGGTGGCCGCCCTCGACGCCGGTGACGACCTGTCCGGGCTGGACGGTGCCGACGTCGCCGTCGACTTCACCCACCCCGGTGCGGCGCTGGACAACATCCGGGAGTGCCTCGGGCGGGGCGTCGCGCCGGTCGTCGGGACCAGCGGGTTCGACGGGGCGAGGTTCGACGAGGTGCGCGCGCTGCTCGACGAGCGCGGCTCCGGCAGCGTGCTGGTCGCCCCGAACTTCGGGGTCGGCGCGGTGCTGATGATGCACTTCGCGGCGCAGGCGGCGCGGTTCTTCGACTCCGCCGAGATCGTCGAGCTGCACCATCCGGGCAAGGTCGACGCCCCGTCCGGCACCGCCGCGCGTACCGCGTCCGTGGTCGCCGCCGCCCGTGCCGACGCCGGGCTCGGCCCGGTCCCGGACGCCACCACCACCGACCCCGGTGGGGCCCGCGGCGCCGTCGTCGACGGGGTGCACGTGCACGCCGTCCGGATGCCCGGCCTGATCGCGCACCAGGAGGTCATCCTGGGCACCGACGGCGAGGTCCTCACGCTGCGGCACGACTCGATGAACCGGACGTCGTTCATGCCGGGCGTGCTGCTGGCCGTGCGCGCGGTGCGTGACCGGCCGGGGCTGACGATCGGGCTCGAGCCGCTGCTCGGCCTGGCCTGA
- a CDS encoding DUF456 domain-containing protein: MTGLAVLAGLMIAVGLAGIVLPVLPGPLLIIGGVAVWAVPRGDAVGWWVLGIAVAVTIVGQVAKYLLPGRRLKASGVPTRTLLAGLLLGVIGFFVIPVIGLFIGFVLGVWLAELVRLPDATTAWRSAREALTAVGWSILIELAAGMLATAVWIGGLVAG; encoded by the coding sequence ATGACGGGGCTCGCGGTACTGGCCGGGTTGATGATCGCCGTCGGGCTGGCCGGGATCGTGCTTCCGGTGCTGCCCGGCCCGCTGCTGATCATCGGCGGTGTGGCGGTCTGGGCGGTGCCCCGTGGCGACGCGGTCGGCTGGTGGGTGCTGGGCATCGCGGTCGCGGTGACGATCGTCGGGCAGGTCGCCAAGTACCTGCTGCCGGGGCGGCGGCTCAAGGCGTCCGGGGTGCCGACCCGGACGCTGCTGGCCGGCCTGCTGCTCGGCGTCATCGGCTTCTTCGTGATCCCGGTGATCGGCCTGTTCATCGGCTTCGTGCTGGGTGTGTGGCTGGCCGAGCTGGTCCGGCTGCCGGATGCGACGACGGCCTGGCGATCGGCCCGCGAGGCGCTCACCGCCGTCGGATGGAGCATCCTGATCGAGCTCGCCGCCGGGATGCTCGCGACCGCCGTGTGGATCGGTGGTCTGGTCGCCGGCTGA
- a CDS encoding polyribonucleotide nucleotidyltransferase, with the protein MTDVISEDGVHESTAVIDNGAYGTRTVRFEAGRLARQAAGSVVAYLDDETMLLSATTASKRPKDQFDFFPLTVDVEERMYAAGRIPGSFFRREGRPGTDAILTCRLIDRPLRPSFVDGLRNEIQVVVTVMSLDPKDPYDVVAINAASASTQLAGLPFSGPVGGVRVALIAGDGTDASPTSQWVAFPTHDQLERAAFDMVVAGRTVGDGDSADVAIMMVEAEATVRTIELVAGGATAPTEEVVADGLEAAKPFIKSLCAAQQALADVAAKPTGEYPVFPAYQPDAFEAVSEAVEQELAQALTIAGKQERETRTDEIKASVLDKLGERFVGRESELGNAFRALNKKLIRRRILTDQVRIDGRGLTDIRPLSAEVEVVPRAHGSALFERGETQIMGVTTLNMLRMEQQIDQLGPETRKRYLHHYNFPPYSTGETGRVGSPKRREIGHGALAERALLPVLPNRDEFPYAIRQVSEALGSNGSTSMGSVCASTMSLLNAGVPLKAPVAGIAMGLVSDQVENAAGQPETKYVALTDILGAEDAFGDMDFKVAGTKEFVTALQLDTKLDGIPSEVLAAALSQAKDARLTILEVIGEAIDGPDEMSKYAPRVTAVKVPVDKIGEVIGPKGKMINSITEKTGADISIEDDGTIYVGANDGPSAEEAIGMINAIANPQLPKVGERFLGTVVKAAAFGAFVSLVPGKDGLVHISKLGNGKRISKVEDVCKVGDKLRVEVTDIDNRGKISLVPVQEDGAAAADGADAPADAAADEPAEATADQS; encoded by the coding sequence ATGACTGACGTCATCTCAGAGGACGGCGTGCACGAGAGCACCGCCGTCATCGACAACGGTGCCTACGGCACCCGCACCGTCCGGTTCGAGGCCGGCCGGCTCGCCCGGCAGGCCGCCGGATCCGTCGTCGCCTACCTCGACGACGAGACCATGCTGCTGTCCGCCACGACCGCCTCGAAGCGGCCGAAGGACCAGTTCGACTTCTTCCCGCTGACGGTCGACGTCGAGGAGCGGATGTACGCCGCGGGCCGGATCCCCGGCTCGTTCTTCCGCCGCGAGGGCCGCCCGGGCACCGACGCGATCCTGACCTGCCGCCTCATCGACCGCCCGCTGCGCCCGTCCTTCGTGGACGGTCTGCGCAACGAGATCCAGGTCGTCGTGACGGTCATGTCGCTCGACCCGAAGGACCCGTACGACGTCGTGGCGATCAACGCCGCGTCGGCATCCACCCAGCTCGCCGGCCTGCCGTTCTCCGGCCCGGTCGGCGGCGTCCGTGTCGCCCTGATCGCGGGCGACGGAACCGACGCGTCGCCGACCTCGCAGTGGGTCGCGTTCCCGACCCACGACCAGCTCGAGCGCGCCGCGTTCGACATGGTCGTCGCGGGCCGCACCGTCGGTGACGGTGACTCGGCGGACGTAGCGATCATGATGGTCGAGGCCGAGGCCACCGTCCGGACGATCGAGCTGGTCGCCGGCGGCGCCACCGCGCCGACCGAGGAGGTCGTCGCGGACGGTCTCGAGGCGGCCAAGCCGTTCATCAAGAGCCTCTGCGCCGCACAGCAGGCGCTGGCCGACGTCGCGGCCAAGCCGACCGGCGAGTACCCGGTGTTCCCGGCCTACCAGCCGGACGCCTTCGAGGCGGTCTCCGAGGCCGTCGAGCAGGAGCTGGCGCAGGCGCTGACCATCGCCGGCAAGCAGGAGCGCGAGACCCGCACCGACGAGATCAAGGCGTCGGTGCTGGACAAGCTCGGCGAGCGCTTCGTCGGCCGCGAGTCCGAGCTGGGCAACGCGTTCCGCGCCCTGAACAAGAAGCTGATCCGCCGCCGGATCCTGACCGACCAGGTCCGGATCGACGGCCGCGGCCTGACCGACATCCGGCCGCTCTCGGCCGAGGTCGAGGTCGTCCCGCGGGCGCACGGCTCGGCGCTGTTCGAGCGTGGCGAGACCCAGATCATGGGCGTCACCACGCTGAACATGCTGCGCATGGAGCAGCAGATCGACCAGCTGGGGCCGGAGACGCGCAAGCGCTACCTGCACCACTACAACTTCCCGCCGTACTCGACCGGTGAGACCGGCCGGGTCGGCTCGCCGAAGCGCCGCGAGATCGGGCACGGCGCGCTGGCGGAGCGGGCGCTGCTCCCGGTCCTGCCGAACCGCGACGAGTTCCCCTACGCGATCCGGCAGGTCTCCGAGGCGCTGGGCTCGAACGGCTCGACCTCGATGGGCTCGGTCTGCGCGTCCACGATGTCGCTGCTCAACGCCGGTGTGCCGCTGAAGGCGCCGGTCGCGGGCATCGCGATGGGCCTGGTGTCCGACCAGGTTGAGAACGCAGCCGGGCAGCCCGAGACGAAGTACGTGGCGCTGACCGACATCCTGGGCGCCGAGGACGCGTTCGGCGACATGGACTTCAAGGTCGCCGGCACCAAGGAGTTCGTCACCGCGCTCCAGCTCGACACCAAGCTCGACGGCATCCCCTCCGAGGTGCTGGCCGCCGCGCTGAGCCAGGCCAAGGACGCCCGCCTGACCATCCTCGAGGTGATCGGCGAGGCCATCGACGGCCCGGACGAGATGAGCAAGTACGCGCCGCGGGTCACCGCGGTGAAGGTCCCGGTCGACAAGATCGGCGAGGTCATCGGCCCGAAGGGCAAGATGATCAACTCGATCACCGAGAAGACCGGCGCCGACATCTCGATCGAGGACGACGGCACGATCTACGTCGGCGCGAACGACGGCCCCTCCGCGGAGGAGGCGATCGGCATGATCAACGCGATCGCCAACCCGCAGCTGCCGAAGGTCGGCGAGCGGTTCCTGGGCACGGTGGTCAAGGCCGCCGCGTTCGGTGCCTTCGTCTCGCTGGTCCCCGGCAAGGACGGCCTGGTCCACATCTCGAAGCTCGGCAACGGGAAGCGGATCAGCAAGGTCGAGGACGTCTGCAAGGTCGGCGACAAGCTGCGCGTCGAGGTCACCGACATCGACAACCGGGGCAAGATCAGCCTGGTGCCGGTGCAGGAGGACGGCGCTGCCGCGGCCGACGGGGCGGACGCTCCGGCCGACGCCGCTGCCGACGAGCCGGCCGAGGCCACGGCGGACCAGAGCTGA
- a CDS encoding winged helix-turn-helix domain-containing protein — protein sequence MRTISGDVARRTFLAAQGFTDPRPSGPVTRRHLQRVLDRIKLLQLDSVNVAVRSHYMPLFSRLGDYPPALLDDAAWSPSARRPRLLAETWAHEASLVPVTDWPLLGHKTLPRRWWKHYAPLLERHPTLAGDIRAVVAERGPIGAGAIEKALAPEGRAGDVRPRPPGATWWERSEVKQVCEYLFAVGELAVGTRRHFERRYDLPERVLPPEVFAAPPPDPADAARALVAKSAAALGIGTETDLRDYYRLGPERTRTAIAELVEAGELEPVAVRGWARPAYRSPSATVPRAVSGRALLSPFDPLVWERDRAERIFGFRYRIEIYVPEAKREYGYYVFPFLLDGALVGRVDLKADRVAGVLRVPGAFAEPGRGLPESRIAAELAAELTTMACWLGLDGVEVGERGDLAAALRSALRAG from the coding sequence GTGCGGACGATCTCGGGGGACGTGGCCCGGCGGACCTTTCTCGCGGCCCAGGGGTTCACCGACCCCCGGCCGTCCGGGCCGGTCACCCGGCGGCACCTGCAGCGGGTGCTGGACCGGATCAAGCTGCTGCAGCTGGACTCGGTGAACGTGGCGGTGCGCTCGCACTACATGCCGCTGTTCAGCAGGCTCGGCGACTATCCGCCAGCCCTGCTCGACGATGCGGCCTGGTCGCCCTCGGCCCGCCGGCCCCGGCTGCTCGCCGAGACGTGGGCGCACGAGGCGAGCCTGGTCCCGGTCACCGACTGGCCGCTGCTCGGGCACAAGACACTGCCCCGCCGATGGTGGAAGCACTACGCACCGCTGCTGGAGCGGCACCCGACACTGGCCGGCGACATCCGGGCCGTCGTCGCCGAGCGCGGCCCGATCGGAGCCGGTGCGATCGAGAAGGCGCTCGCGCCCGAGGGGCGGGCCGGTGACGTGCGGCCCCGTCCGCCCGGTGCCACCTGGTGGGAGCGGTCCGAGGTGAAGCAGGTCTGCGAGTACCTGTTCGCGGTCGGTGAGCTGGCCGTGGGTACCCGGCGGCACTTCGAGCGCCGCTACGACCTCCCGGAGCGGGTCCTCCCGCCGGAGGTGTTCGCCGCCCCGCCGCCGGACCCGGCCGACGCGGCCCGCGCACTCGTCGCGAAGTCCGCCGCCGCGCTCGGCATCGGCACCGAGACCGACCTGCGCGACTACTACCGGCTGGGCCCGGAGCGCACCCGCACCGCGATCGCCGAACTGGTCGAGGCGGGGGAGCTGGAGCCGGTCGCGGTCCGGGGCTGGGCGCGCCCGGCCTACCGGAGCCCGTCGGCGACGGTCCCGCGCGCGGTGTCCGGGCGGGCGCTGCTGAGCCCGTTCGATCCGCTGGTGTGGGAGCGCGACCGCGCCGAGCGGATCTTCGGCTTCCGCTATCGGATCGAGATCTACGTGCCCGAGGCCAAGCGGGAGTACGGCTACTACGTCTTTCCGTTCCTGCTCGACGGCGCGCTGGTCGGGCGGGTGGATCTCAAGGCCGACCGGGTGGCCGGGGTGCTGCGGGTGCCGGGTGCGTTCGCGGAGCCGGGCCGGGGCCTGCCGGAGTCCCGGATCGCGGCCGAGCTGGCCGCCGAGCTGACGACGATGGCCTGCTGGCTCGGGCTCGACGGCGTCGAGGTGGGGGAGCGGGGCGATCTCGCCGCAGCGCTGCGCAGCGCCCTGCGAGCCGGCTGA
- a CDS encoding toxin-antitoxin system HicB family antitoxin, protein MDLTPYVAQLRDDLAAAAAAGDEQTRRTAALLGTAIEPAARLAIMNALSDLASEATAALGDRSVEVRLHGREVRVSVSGAPDTDTPAPDTGSSAGGAGGTDGPGSPFLGDAGDISRVTLRIVEQIKAQAEQAAQSQGVSLNTWVSQAVQGALAGAEGRARGRDPRDGRNLRGWVQG, encoded by the coding sequence ATGGACCTCACGCCGTACGTCGCGCAGCTGCGCGACGACCTCGCCGCCGCGGCGGCAGCGGGTGACGAGCAGACCCGCCGCACGGCGGCACTGCTCGGCACCGCGATCGAGCCCGCCGCCCGCCTGGCGATCATGAACGCACTCTCCGACCTCGCCTCCGAGGCGACCGCCGCACTCGGCGACCGCTCCGTGGAGGTCCGGCTGCACGGCCGGGAGGTCCGGGTGTCGGTGTCCGGCGCGCCGGACACCGACACGCCTGCCCCCGACACCGGCAGCAGCGCCGGCGGCGCCGGGGGCACGGACGGGCCCGGCTCCCCCTTCCTCGGCGACGCGGGTGACATCAGCCGGGTCACGCTGCGCATCGTCGAACAGATCAAGGCGCAGGCCGAGCAGGCCGCGCAGTCACAGGGCGTCTCGCTGAACACCTGGGTCTCCCAGGCCGTGCAGGGTGCGCTCGCCGGCGCCGAGGGGCGGGCCCGCGGGCGCGACCCGCGCGACGGCCGCAACCTCCGAGGATGGGTGCAGGGATGA
- the rpsO gene encoding 30S ribosomal protein S15, which produces MALSTADKKSTLEKYGTHATDTGSPEAQVALLTQRIIGLTEHLKQHKHDHHSRRGLLLLVGRRRRLLKYLRAVDVARYRALIEKLGLRR; this is translated from the coding sequence GTGGCACTGTCCACGGCCGACAAGAAGAGCACGCTCGAGAAGTACGGCACCCACGCCACCGACACCGGGTCCCCCGAGGCCCAGGTGGCGCTGCTGACGCAGCGCATCATCGGCCTGACCGAGCACCTGAAGCAGCACAAGCACGACCACCACAGCCGGCGCGGCCTGCTGCTGCTGGTCGGTCGTCGTCGCCGGCTGCTCAAGTACCTGCGTGCGGTCGACGTCGCGCGCTACCGCGCACTGATCGAGAAGCTGGGTCTGCGCCGCTGA
- a CDS encoding ABC transporter substrate-binding protein — translation MRPLPRAAAALALLLLAGCSGGTVAAEPQPGGTRTVAHERGTVEVPADARSVVALDEYAGLNLLTVGIRPAAVFGGLSSELGTTVLGDAGVGVTPAPTMITSPDLEAIAATGPDVIVLTSPGSLLDTTYPQLSAIAPTVVLPFEGDWREPVRVAGAAFGAEDRAGAVVGVLEDRLAELREATGRQPLQLSVLGSFQDMLYSPAPANPGSRLVADAGITRPEAELAAAAGASASTIPVSAEMLPAHDADAVVVLGGSIYDSEAVTGLPTFAALHAARAGRTTVAVGEMWAGGTALATWWVLDDLTTLTGGGLTLGTVDDGPARAAALQAAADDAS, via the coding sequence ATGCGCCCCCTCCCCCGCGCGGCCGCCGCGCTCGCCCTCCTGCTGCTCGCCGGATGCTCGGGCGGGACCGTCGCCGCAGAGCCGCAACCCGGCGGCACGCGGACCGTCGCCCACGAGCGCGGCACCGTCGAGGTCCCGGCCGACGCCCGGTCGGTCGTCGCGCTCGACGAGTACGCCGGGCTCAACCTGCTCACCGTCGGCATCCGACCGGCTGCCGTGTTCGGTGGCCTCTCCTCCGAGCTCGGTACGACCGTCCTGGGGGATGCCGGGGTCGGCGTCACCCCCGCCCCGACGATGATCACCAGCCCGGATCTCGAGGCGATCGCCGCGACCGGGCCGGACGTCATCGTCCTGACCTCGCCGGGATCGCTGCTCGACACCACCTACCCGCAGCTCTCCGCCATCGCCCCGACCGTCGTGCTTCCGTTCGAGGGCGACTGGCGGGAGCCGGTCCGGGTCGCCGGGGCCGCGTTCGGCGCCGAGGACCGGGCCGGGGCCGTCGTCGGCGTCCTGGAGGACCGGCTGGCGGAGTTGCGCGAGGCGACCGGGCGGCAGCCGCTGCAGCTGTCGGTGCTCGGATCGTTCCAGGACATGCTCTACTCCCCGGCGCCGGCGAACCCCGGTTCCCGGCTCGTCGCCGACGCCGGCATCACCCGGCCGGAGGCGGAGCTCGCGGCGGCCGCCGGGGCCTCGGCCTCGACGATCCCGGTGTCCGCCGAGATGCTCCCCGCGCACGACGCGGACGCCGTCGTCGTGCTCGGCGGGTCGATCTACGATTCCGAGGCGGTCACCGGACTGCCCACCTTCGCCGCCCTGCACGCGGCCCGAGCCGGGCGGACCACCGTCGCGGTCGGCGAGATGTGGGCGGGCGGCACGGCGCTGGCGACCTGGTGGGTGCTCGACGACCTCACCACCCTGACCGGCGGCGGTCTCACGCTCGGCACCGTCGACGACGGGCCGGCCAGGGCAGCGGCACTACAGGCGGCGGCGGACGACGCGAGCTGA